The proteins below come from a single Acaryochloris sp. CCMEE 5410 genomic window:
- a CDS encoding glycosyltransferase family 2 protein, translated as MTKLIIQIPCFNEEETLGITLNELPKELPGVDCVEWLIINDGSIDNTVEVARAHGVHHVVDLEHNQGLAKAFMAGIEACLKAGADIIVNTDADNQYCADDIPKLITPILAGQAEVVVGARPIQKIKHFSPAKKFLQKLGSWVVRIASGTNISDAPSGFRAFSRNAALRMNVFNEYTYTLETIIQAGQHGMVITSVPIRTNDYLRPSRLVKSIASYIQRSILTILRIFMAYRPLKFFTFLGSIPSVFGLLLWLRWLILYFQDPTRARAPSLIISAVLILIGFQLYMFGLLADLLTVNRKLLEDIQLRQRRADLESHN; from the coding sequence ATGACAAAACTCATCATCCAAATTCCTTGTTTTAACGAAGAAGAAACCCTTGGCATTACCCTCAATGAACTGCCAAAAGAATTGCCCGGTGTCGATTGTGTGGAATGGCTAATTATCAACGATGGCAGTATCGATAACACGGTAGAAGTGGCCCGCGCCCACGGTGTGCACCATGTTGTTGATCTAGAACATAATCAGGGCTTGGCAAAAGCTTTTATGGCCGGGATTGAAGCCTGTTTAAAGGCTGGTGCCGACATCATTGTAAATACCGATGCCGATAATCAATATTGCGCAGATGATATCCCCAAATTGATTACCCCCATCCTGGCGGGGCAAGCAGAGGTGGTGGTTGGGGCTCGGCCCATTCAAAAAATCAAGCATTTTTCCCCAGCCAAGAAATTCCTGCAAAAACTGGGCAGCTGGGTGGTGCGAATTGCCAGTGGCACCAATATTTCTGATGCCCCCAGCGGGTTTCGAGCCTTTAGCCGCAACGCCGCCCTGCGGATGAATGTGTTCAACGAATATACCTATACCCTGGAGACCATCATTCAGGCGGGACAACATGGCATGGTGATTACCTCCGTGCCCATTCGCACGAATGACTATCTGCGCCCCTCCCGTTTGGTCAAGAGTATCGCATCCTATATTCAGCGATCCATTCTCACTATCCTGCGGATTTTCATGGCCTATCGGCCCTTGAAGTTCTTTACGTTTCTTGGCAGTATCCCTTCGGTTTTCGGTTTACTCCTGTGGCTGCGATGGCTGATCCTGTATTTCCAAGATCCGACCCGGGCTCGGGCTCCGAGTCTAATTATTTCGGCGGTATTGATTTTGATTGGCTTCCAGCTCTATATGTTTGGCTTGCTAGCTGATTTATTAACGGTCAATCGTAAACTGTTGGAAGATATCCAGCTACGGCAACGCCGGGCTGACTTGGAGTCCCATAACTAA
- a CDS encoding glycosyltransferase family 39 protein: MRSQLIAVVISATIPMGILQSSSTQTDYVVSLWLVCFVYFSLVTIQNRISWTYVPALGASLGLAILTKPTAYLYAFPFALWLFFVGIWYLRWKVWQPLGVACGIIFLLNLGQYSRNLKVFDSLFGPTGQDSGSYGLPVLISNILRNLALHLSTPVRSINLITIRIVTAIHQVIGLDPSDPSITSPPGQKFDMHSLVNHEDLAGNPQHLLLILLCIVVFVLFRKRLKTRDQLLWSTYLLCCLVGFLLFCFLVIWSPWRSRLHLPVFILLSPWVGMALSELFKQPIANAITAGFLAISFFWVLCNETRPLVINTKFVEERQVETIFNQSRTDRYFSSRPKLAKPFIATVDHLASQSCNEIGLIITGDTWEYPLWKLGREQSKRSLRFEHLQVENPSSKLASQPPHQDFQACMVLTDKPDYLEQTELQLGDRRYRQTWEQGDIKIYSRS; the protein is encoded by the coding sequence TTGCGATCGCAACTCATTGCCGTCGTCATCAGTGCCACCATCCCCATGGGGATTTTGCAATCGTCCAGTACCCAAACGGACTATGTGGTCTCCCTGTGGCTCGTTTGCTTTGTCTATTTCTCCCTGGTTACGATCCAGAACCGAATTAGTTGGACCTATGTCCCAGCTTTGGGAGCCAGTTTAGGCTTAGCGATTTTGACAAAACCAACTGCCTATCTGTATGCCTTTCCCTTTGCCCTATGGCTGTTTTTTGTAGGAATCTGGTATCTACGCTGGAAAGTGTGGCAACCCCTAGGGGTGGCCTGTGGCATTATTTTCTTGCTGAACTTAGGCCAATATTCGCGCAACCTCAAAGTCTTTGATTCCTTGTTTGGGCCGACGGGGCAAGACAGTGGTTCCTATGGTCTACCCGTCCTGATTTCTAATATTCTGAGAAATTTGGCCCTCCATCTCAGTACGCCTGTTCGATCTATTAACCTAATCACGATTCGGATCGTGACGGCCATCCATCAAGTCATCGGATTAGACCCGAGCGATCCCAGTATTACCTCACCCCCAGGCCAAAAGTTTGATATGCACAGCCTGGTCAACCATGAAGACTTGGCGGGCAACCCCCAACATTTACTGCTCATTCTCCTTTGCATTGTTGTGTTTGTGCTGTTTAGAAAGCGTCTGAAGACTCGCGACCAGCTCCTCTGGAGCACCTATTTATTGTGCTGCTTGGTGGGCTTTTTGCTCTTTTGCTTTCTCGTGATTTGGTCCCCTTGGCGCAGTCGGCTTCATCTACCTGTGTTTATATTGCTGTCTCCTTGGGTGGGCATGGCCCTGTCTGAACTTTTTAAGCAGCCCATTGCTAACGCCATTACCGCTGGTTTTCTTGCTATTTCCTTCTTTTGGGTCCTTTGCAATGAAACCCGCCCTCTGGTCATCAACACCAAATTTGTGGAAGAGCGCCAAGTAGAAACCATCTTTAACCAATCCAGAACCGACCGTTACTTTAGTAGTCGACCCAAACTAGCCAAACCCTTCATTGCCACCGTCGACCATTTAGCGAGTCAGTCCTGTAACGAGATTGGTTTGATTATTACAGGAGATACATGGGAATATCCCCTGTGGAAGCTGGGTCGAGAACAATCCAAGCGTTCTCTTCGGTTTGAACACCTGCAGGTGGAGAATCCTTCTTCAAAGCTAGCTTCGCAGCCTCCCCATCAGGACTTTCAGGCCTGTATGGTCTTGACGGATAAACCTGACTATCTAGAGCAAACAGAACTTCAGCTCGGTGATCGGCGTTACCGACAAACCTGGGAGCAAGGAGACATAAAAATATATAGCAGGAGCTAG
- a CDS encoding glycosyltransferase translates to MQSSQQALGIPHKSEKTTPHLLVFDLSIRGHHPNYIRHLIRYWHTQKHFQILSVVVSPHFLTEHTDVVEFAEQQSNPNIQFIAITDQQESALKSRKKAIDRNLRNLQEWRLFCDYAGQLQVDHGLIMYLDTYFLSIAWWLKPPCAFSGIYFRPTLHYRQLGVQPVLNWRQKLNQGRENLTLNKVLQNSQLATLLCLDPLAVPALQQRPSKAKVIHLPDPVEFVPPPAAACTLRDDLGIEAERTVFLLFGAIDGRKGIYQVLDAIQRLSPDWGKRLCLVLVGESKIQKELETRITQITASQPVQIVRNYQFVSEEEVWAYFRMSDVILATYQKHVGMSGILLLAAATQKPVLSTDFGLMGAMVKQHQLGLSIDSTQPEQICEGMMKLIGASRNDFYDPVKMQRWANQNSAENFARTIFAGITNND, encoded by the coding sequence ATGCAGAGCAGCCAACAGGCGTTAGGCATACCCCATAAATCCGAGAAAACTACTCCACATTTGCTAGTTTTCGATCTATCCATTCGGGGGCACCATCCTAACTACATTCGCCATCTCATTCGGTATTGGCATACTCAAAAGCACTTTCAGATTCTGTCGGTTGTGGTGTCGCCTCACTTTTTGACCGAACATACCGATGTTGTTGAATTCGCAGAACAACAATCCAACCCGAATATTCAGTTTATCGCCATTACCGATCAACAGGAATCTGCCCTTAAATCGCGAAAAAAAGCCATAGACCGTAACCTCCGCAACCTGCAAGAATGGCGATTGTTTTGTGACTATGCGGGTCAGCTTCAGGTGGACCATGGCCTAATCATGTATTTGGATACGTATTTCTTGTCGATCGCTTGGTGGCTGAAACCGCCCTGTGCTTTTTCAGGGATTTATTTTCGACCGACGCTACACTATCGTCAACTCGGTGTTCAGCCTGTATTGAACTGGCGGCAAAAATTGAATCAAGGGCGAGAGAATTTAACCTTAAACAAGGTTTTGCAGAATTCACAGTTGGCCACTTTACTCTGCTTAGATCCGCTAGCTGTGCCGGCTTTGCAGCAGCGACCGAGTAAGGCTAAAGTGATCCACTTGCCGGATCCGGTCGAGTTTGTCCCACCGCCTGCTGCAGCGTGTACTTTAAGGGATGATTTAGGGATTGAAGCGGAGAGAACCGTATTTCTATTATTTGGAGCAATTGATGGTCGCAAAGGAATTTATCAAGTCCTAGATGCGATTCAACGGTTATCCCCCGATTGGGGGAAACGACTTTGTCTTGTGTTGGTTGGTGAGTCCAAAATCCAGAAAGAGTTAGAAACGCGCATCACCCAAATTACGGCTTCCCAACCGGTTCAAATTGTTCGGAATTATCAGTTCGTTTCGGAAGAAGAAGTATGGGCTTATTTCCGAATGTCAGATGTCATTCTGGCGACCTATCAAAAGCATGTGGGGATGAGTGGTATTTTGTTGCTGGCTGCAGCGACACAGAAGCCCGTGCTCAGTACCGACTTTGGTTTGATGGGGGCCATGGTAAAACAGCATCAGTTAGGACTGTCGATAGATTCCACACAGCCAGAACAAATTTGTGAAGGCATGATGAAATTAATAGGTGCATCCAGGAATGATTTCTACGATCCAGTGAAGATGCAACGATGGGCAAACCAAAACTCTGCTGAGAACTTTGCTCGAACTATTTTTGCTGGAATAACCAACAACGATTGA
- a CDS encoding glycosyltransferase, translating into MSHPSTTISFFLTYFGGGGAERVLINLANGFVKSGYQVDFVLGQAWGPHLKKIPSEITVVDLEAAGSFASIRKLAQYLKHKEPQALISGMHFANEVAILAKRLVKTNTVVIATEHNTLTHSLRHNKNRKKRIIPFAIRLLYPWADRVVTVSQGATASLTEISSISPDKITTIYNPVIAPDLFSKANADIDHPWFQPGEPPVIIGVGKLEPQKDFPTLIRAFARVRKQRSCRLVILGWGPDLEKLNEFTAEMGVQDDVDLMGYVDNPYPYMARAQVFTLSSAWEGLPTVLIEALALGKSVVSTDCPSGPREILQGGKYGALTPVGDDVALAAAIGDVLGQQSQSDVSEWLHQFSIEASTNQYLDLINTLKTAA; encoded by the coding sequence GTGTCCCATCCATCCACAACGATTTCATTCTTCCTAACTTATTTCGGCGGCGGCGGAGCCGAGCGAGTACTCATCAATCTAGCTAATGGATTTGTTAAAAGTGGGTATCAGGTTGACTTTGTCCTAGGGCAAGCTTGGGGGCCCCATCTCAAAAAAATCCCGTCTGAAATAACGGTGGTTGATTTGGAGGCTGCTGGCAGTTTTGCCAGTATCAGAAAGCTAGCCCAGTACCTCAAGCACAAAGAACCCCAAGCTTTAATTTCTGGCATGCACTTTGCGAATGAAGTGGCGATTCTAGCAAAACGGCTCGTCAAGACAAACACCGTTGTGATCGCGACAGAACACAACACGCTAACCCACTCCCTCAGACACAACAAGAACCGCAAGAAAAGGATCATTCCTTTTGCCATTCGCTTGTTATATCCCTGGGCAGATCGTGTCGTCACCGTATCCCAAGGAGCAACTGCCTCCCTAACAGAAATCAGCAGTATATCTCCAGATAAAATTACAACAATTTATAATCCAGTCATTGCCCCTGACCTTTTTTCCAAAGCCAATGCTGATATTGATCATCCCTGGTTCCAACCTGGAGAACCACCGGTCATTATTGGTGTAGGAAAACTCGAACCCCAGAAGGATTTCCCCACATTGATCCGAGCCTTTGCTAGGGTCCGCAAACAACGCTCCTGTCGATTGGTCATTTTGGGATGGGGACCCGACTTAGAAAAACTAAACGAATTTACAGCCGAAATGGGTGTCCAAGACGATGTTGACTTAATGGGGTATGTGGATAATCCTTACCCCTATATGGCCCGTGCTCAGGTATTCACTTTGTCATCCGCATGGGAAGGACTACCCACGGTTTTAATTGAGGCTTTGGCCTTAGGGAAGTCCGTCGTTTCGACGGATTGTCCCAGTGGCCCTAGGGAAATTTTACAAGGGGGGAAATATGGGGCATTGACCCCTGTGGGTGATGATGTAGCTTTGGCAGCAGCCATTGGTGATGTTCTTGGACAGCAGTCTCAAAGCGATGTGTCTGAATGGCTACATCAGTTTTCCATAGAAGCTTCAACCAACCAATATCTGGATTTAATCAACACGCTCAAAACGGCTGCTTGA
- a CDS encoding glycosyltransferase → MKNSKPLVSVIIPTFNRANLLIPAIQSVLNQTIEDFELIVVDDASTDDTQQKVAGIDDSRLRYILQEKNLGECGTRNTGLGAAQGQYIAFLDSDDEWLPNKLEKQLDVFRSAPDEVGVVYSWLQVINDQGKVVRMRKPNIHGDVKDYLIYKNLIGTPSTVMIKQECIEPDLQFDTNLRCCGDWDMWLQISKNYRFEVIPEPLTLYRDHDEDARGSTNHAMVTEGHLVFLNKHHQGIKESYRQPSTLDNKHKSLYLFEIGRRLMCHGHEIDRVDAINIGKRYLYLAALANIFNLYLWINYFAACCGSVFYTSSIQVENRFRSRLGVIRRKVTFSYSLQ, encoded by the coding sequence ATGAAAAACTCTAAACCTCTTGTTAGCGTTATCATCCCCACTTTTAATCGAGCTAACCTACTGATACCTGCTATTCAAAGCGTATTGAATCAAACTATCGAAGATTTTGAGTTGATAGTGGTCGATGATGCGTCAACGGATGACACTCAGCAAAAAGTTGCTGGTATTGACGATTCACGACTTCGCTACATTTTGCAGGAAAAAAATCTTGGTGAGTGTGGTACCCGAAATACAGGCTTAGGTGCAGCCCAAGGCCAGTACATTGCTTTTTTGGATTCCGATGATGAATGGTTGCCTAATAAGTTAGAGAAGCAGCTTGATGTGTTTAGATCTGCCCCAGATGAAGTGGGTGTTGTTTACTCCTGGCTACAGGTGATTAACGATCAAGGAAAGGTCGTCCGGATGCGGAAACCCAACATTCATGGGGATGTTAAGGATTATCTAATCTATAAAAATCTCATTGGCACACCGTCAACGGTCATGATTAAGCAAGAATGTATTGAGCCAGATCTGCAGTTCGACACTAATCTTCGGTGTTGTGGAGATTGGGATATGTGGTTGCAGATTTCTAAAAATTATCGGTTTGAAGTGATTCCTGAACCGTTAACCCTTTATCGTGATCACGATGAAGATGCAAGGGGATCAACTAACCATGCCATGGTAACTGAGGGGCATCTCGTCTTTTTGAATAAACACCACCAAGGGATCAAAGAATCTTATCGGCAGCCGAGCACGTTAGATAACAAGCATAAATCCCTGTATTTATTTGAAATTGGCAGGCGGTTGATGTGTCATGGACATGAAATTGACAGAGTGGATGCCATTAATATTGGTAAAAGATATCTTTACTTAGCTGCCCTCGCGAATATTTTTAACTTATATTTGTGGATTAATTATTTTGCAGCCTGCTGTGGCAGTGTCTTTTATACATCGTCGATTCAAGTGGAGAATCGCTTTCGATCACGATTGGGAGTAATACGCAGAAAAGTGACTTTCTCCTATAGTCTTCAGTAA
- a CDS encoding class I SAM-dependent methyltransferase: protein MVNFQNLKTYESRGIIQHYTQLQQLQPAESAILSQLKDQLPTMSMLDMGVGGGRTTQHFAKLAANYRCIDYSAGMISACQKRFANSIDPDSFAVCDARDMSCFADNTFDFILFSFNGIDYIEHCDRIQVLQEIQRVGKPGGYFCFSTHNLQGMEQVFNWRSHLSYNPINTYIELVIWALHRVLNRSYSLKQLQASTHAMIRDEPHNFRLRTYHIRPQEQLVQLESGFKNIKVYSWNQGVELDPSDLSSNTDMWLYYLCNIQ from the coding sequence ATGGTTAATTTTCAGAATCTCAAGACCTATGAGTCCCGTGGAATCATTCAGCACTATACTCAACTCCAACAGCTACAGCCCGCTGAATCAGCCATACTGAGCCAACTCAAAGATCAGTTGCCCACCATGAGCATGCTGGATATGGGCGTCGGTGGAGGGCGAACCACCCAACATTTTGCCAAGCTTGCCGCAAATTATCGGTGCATCGACTACTCAGCCGGGATGATCAGTGCTTGTCAAAAGCGCTTTGCAAATTCTATAGATCCCGACTCCTTTGCGGTATGCGATGCACGGGATATGAGTTGTTTTGCGGATAACACCTTTGACTTTATTCTGTTCAGTTTCAATGGGATTGACTATATTGAGCATTGCGATCGCATCCAGGTCTTGCAAGAAATCCAGCGGGTCGGTAAACCAGGGGGCTATTTCTGCTTTTCCACCCACAATCTTCAAGGGATGGAGCAGGTATTTAATTGGCGATCGCATCTCAGCTACAACCCCATCAACACCTATATAGAACTCGTGATTTGGGCATTACACAGAGTCTTGAACCGCTCTTACTCTCTAAAGCAACTCCAAGCCTCTACCCATGCCATGATCCGAGATGAACCGCACAACTTTCGCTTGCGCACCTATCATATTCGCCCCCAAGAGCAACTTGTCCAGCTTGAATCAGGATTCAAAAATATCAAGGTCTATTCTTGGAACCAAGGGGTTGAACTTGATCCTAGCGACCTATCTTCAAACACAGATATGTGGCTCTACTACCTCTGTAATATTCAATAA
- a CDS encoding serine/threonine protein kinase gives MSEKILGGRYKILQPLGSGGFGETFLAEDTQFPGNPHCVVKKLKPQLDNPSIWPDACRLFQREAEILSKLGIL, from the coding sequence ATGTCAGAAAAGATACTTGGTGGACGGTACAAAATTCTGCAACCTCTAGGGAGCGGAGGATTTGGTGAAACCTTTTTAGCTGAAGATACTCAGTTTCCTGGAAATCCCCACTGCGTTGTCAAAAAACTAAAGCCGCAGCTAGACAATCCCAGCATTTGGCCAGACGCCTGCCGACTTTTTCAGCGAGAAGCAGAGATCCTTTCTAAGCTAGGTATACTCTAG
- a CDS encoding GUN4 domain-containing protein: MKPKLPIRTFFTALFLGLCGGAASAVYVVSRYFPTAFAPTVVSAPSATSESSVPDKTVVEGGPGEEFTPEISGKGAADTDSLPTDTPEAVTAASAPVVVDYTPLKESLTAGQWKNADQITRDLLLSVAGRAGSTLRVEDLEQIPCKDLRTINQYWNQASQGRFGFTAQTKVWQNLVGKLTDNTNVQRNNSDTALIEFVKRTQWFYSKYSSVFPYRYGNLAFALNSPQGHLPAKVFLPVVSPNDSTSLKGAAILIPTLAQRVSFCERETTPNKSST; this comes from the coding sequence ATGAAACCCAAATTACCCATCCGTACCTTCTTCACTGCATTATTTTTAGGCTTATGCGGTGGCGCGGCAAGTGCCGTATATGTCGTATCTCGTTACTTTCCCACGGCTTTTGCGCCAACCGTAGTTTCTGCACCGTCTGCAACCTCTGAGTCTTCTGTACCAGATAAAACTGTGGTGGAAGGTGGACCAGGGGAAGAATTTACACCTGAAATATCTGGAAAAGGTGCTGCTGACACCGATTCTTTACCAACAGATACCCCTGAAGCTGTTACAGCTGCAAGTGCGCCTGTTGTAGTAGATTACACGCCTCTAAAAGAGTCATTAACTGCGGGACAATGGAAAAATGCGGATCAAATCACCCGTGATCTACTTTTAAGTGTTGCTGGACGAGCAGGCAGTACTCTGCGGGTGGAAGATTTAGAACAGATTCCTTGCAAAGATCTTCGCACTATCAATCAATATTGGAATCAAGCTAGTCAAGGACGATTTGGATTTACAGCTCAAACAAAAGTTTGGCAAAACTTGGTTGGGAAATTAACGGATAACACAAATGTTCAACGTAATAACTCAGACACTGCCCTAATTGAATTTGTCAAACGCACACAGTGGTTTTATTCAAAATACAGTAGCGTTTTTCCATATAGGTATGGGAATTTGGCTTTTGCTTTGAATTCTCCTCAAGGACATTTACCTGCAAAAGTATTTTTACCCGTTGTATCTCCCAATGACTCAACGTCTTTGAAAGGTGCAGCAATTTTAATTCCAACGCTCGCTCAAAGAGTCTCTTTCTGTGAGCGTGAGACCACACCAAATAAGTCTTCTACTTAG
- the chlG gene encoding chlorophyll synthase ChlG: protein MANSDPSQVPASADNTEATATPSEPSAVEATEQGSAARQLLGMKGADTGDTNIWKIRLQLMKPITWVPLVWGVICGAAASGHFTWTLEHVLMSAVCMVMSGPLLTGYTQTINDFYDREIDAINEPYRPIPSGAISIPQVVTQIFVLLGAGIGVAYGLDRWAGHEFPTLTVLAIFGSFISFIYSAPPIKLKQNGWTGNFALGASYIALPWWAGQALFGTLTPKVMVLTLAYSLSGLGIAIINDFKAVEGDRELGLKSLPVVFGIEKAAWICVLMIDVFQIGMALFLISIHENLYAVILFLLVIPQITLQDMYFLRDPVENDVKYQASAQPFLVLGTLVAGLAIGHAGL, encoded by the coding sequence ATGGCTAATTCGGATCCATCCCAGGTACCTGCCTCTGCTGACAATACCGAGGCCACAGCAACCCCTTCAGAACCATCAGCCGTAGAAGCTACTGAACAAGGTAGTGCAGCTCGCCAATTATTGGGTATGAAAGGGGCTGATACTGGCGATACCAATATTTGGAAAATTCGCTTGCAGCTAATGAAACCCATTACCTGGGTCCCTCTTGTCTGGGGGGTTATTTGTGGAGCCGCAGCATCAGGTCATTTCACCTGGACTCTAGAACATGTCTTGATGTCTGCCGTTTGCATGGTGATGTCGGGTCCTTTGTTGACGGGATATACCCAAACCATCAATGACTTCTACGATCGCGAAATTGATGCCATTAACGAACCCTATCGTCCTATTCCCTCTGGAGCCATCTCCATTCCCCAAGTTGTAACCCAAATTTTTGTTTTACTTGGAGCTGGGATTGGGGTTGCTTACGGACTTGACCGCTGGGCGGGCCATGAGTTTCCCACCTTAACCGTACTTGCTATTTTCGGATCCTTTATTTCATTTATTTACTCGGCTCCCCCTATCAAGCTCAAACAGAATGGTTGGACAGGCAATTTTGCTTTAGGCGCTAGCTACATTGCTCTGCCTTGGTGGGCAGGCCAGGCCTTATTTGGCACTCTTACCCCAAAGGTCATGGTGTTGACGCTGGCCTATAGTCTTTCAGGATTAGGCATTGCCATTATTAACGACTTCAAAGCCGTCGAAGGCGATCGCGAATTAGGACTCAAATCCCTCCCAGTTGTATTTGGGATTGAAAAGGCTGCCTGGATTTGTGTGCTGATGATTGATGTCTTCCAAATTGGTATGGCGCTTTTCTTAATCAGCATTCACGAAAACCTGTATGCCGTCATCCTATTCTTGCTGGTTATTCCTCAAATTACCCTGCAAGACATGTACTTTCTTCGTGATCCAGTCGAGAATGACGTGAAATACCAAGCGAGTGCCCAACCTTTCCTCGTTTTGGGGACGCTTGTAGCGGGATTAGCGATTGGCCATGCAGGCTTGTAA